A genomic window from Hippocampus zosterae strain Florida chromosome 13, ASM2543408v3, whole genome shotgun sequence includes:
- the LOC127613882 gene encoding zinc finger protein GLIS2-like, whose translation MLSSDEPLDLKLPSGRTRCPLRLGKRSSSSICAPLGIHPRPRLIYTTFPSPPSSPDSKSPCHERPGSCFTPPAMDLSLSPSSRHDSSLSPSPSSPSPSSPPSPLESPYNSRSSGSPRPNAFTREATLHRRVEADASPPRYPFYMPIASPPAGYSFPSSLFSGQKRDKQATPEPSLDAQLACRWMKCHLLFGSLQDLVDHINDAHVKPEKDSGYCCKWQGCARNGRGFNARYKMLIHIRTHTNEKPHHCPTCSKSFSRLENLKIHTRSHTGEKPYICPYEGCNKRYSNSSDRFKHTRTHYVDKPYCCKMAGCLKRYTDPSSLRKHIKAHGHFVSQEQGAAPKAGPLGNQGTTDPASTGGTRLIHPGAAAALLGGLGTTLPLSALCHPHAPLFSVGRRGGLGPLGLTDSPLFHFGLSAASVLGLSSLGRPRRGEGDTEPEGEALNLSAEVAPRRGDPLSWVVVPPRALLLKPAVVS comes from the exons ATGTTGTCCTCGGACGAGCCGCTGGACCTCAAGCTTCCCTCGGGACGGACGCGTTGTCCCCTCCGACTAGGAAAGCGGAGCTCGTCATCCATCTGCGCACCGCTCGGCATCCACCCGCGACCGCGCCTGATTTACACCACCTTCCCGTCACCGCCTTCCTCTCCAG ATTCCAAGTCCCCATGTCATGAGCGACCTGGATCCTGCTTTACTCCCCCAGCCATGGACCTCAGCCTGTCGCCTTCCTCCAGACACGACTCCTCCCTTTCCCCGTCTCCCTCGTCCCCATCCCCCTCGTCCCCTCCCTCGCCTCTGGAGTCCCCCTACAACAGCAGAAGCAGCGGCAGCCCTCGGCCAAACGCCTTCACACGG GAAGCGACGCTTCATCGAAGGGTGGAGGCTGACGCGTCACCTCCGCGCTATCCTTTCTATATGCCCATCGCAAGCCCACCGGCGGGGTACAGCTTCCCGTCTTCTCTTTTCAGTGGTCAGAAGAGGGACAAGCAAGCCACACCTGAACCCTCACTGGACGCTCAACTCGCATGCCGCTGGATGAAG tgccacctgctgTTTGGGTCGCTACAGGACTTGGTGGACCACATCAACGACGCCCACGTCAAACCCGAAAAGGATTCTGGGTACTGCTGTAAGTGGCAGGGTTGTGCTCGCAACGGGCGGGGCTTCAACGCCAG gtataAAATGCTGATCCACATCCGCACACACACCAATGAGAAGCCGCATCATTGTCCCACCTGCAGCAAGAGTTTTTCACGTCTGGAGAACTTGAAGATCCACACGCGCTCCCATACAG GAGAGAAACCTTACATCTGCCCGTATGAGGGCTGCAACAAGCGTTACTCCAACTCCAGCGACCGCTTCAAGCACACCCGCACGCACTACGTGGACAAGCCCTACTGCTGCAAGATGGCCGGCTGCCTGAAGCGTTACACCGACCCCAGCTCGCTACGCAAGCACATCAAAGCCCACGGCCACTTTGTTAGTCAGGAGCAGGGCGCCGCCCCAAAGGCGGGTCCTCTCGGAAACCAGGGGACGACTGACCCCGCCTCGACGGGGGGCACCCGGCTCATCCACCCGGGGGCGGCCGCGGCCCTCCTGGGCGGTTTAGGCACGACGCTGCCGCTGTCTGCGCTGTGCCACCCCCATGCGCCGCTCTTCTCCGTGGGAAGAAGAGGAGGCCTGGGCCCGCTCGGCCTGACGGACTCGCCGCTTTTTCACTTTGGACTATCGGCGGCGTCCGTGTTGGGGCTGAGCTCTCTGGGAAGGCCGCGCCGTGGCGAGGGCGACACCGAGCCAGAGGGGGAGGCTTTAAACCTGTCTGCGGAGGTGGCGCCCAGAAGGGGGGATCCCCTGTCCTGGGTGGTTGTCCCCCCGAGGGCACTCCTGCTCAAGCCAGCTGTTGTCAGCTAG